Sequence from the Lysobacter solisilvae genome:
TTTTCCATGCGGGTCTCGGCGGGAAGGTCTTGGGGAAATGAAGGGGAGGGCAAGCGCGGCCGGTCAGGGCAGGTCGTCGTCTTCGTCGGCGTGGTCGGCACGCCATTCGCCCAGGCGGGCGCGCAGGCGCACCATGGCCTGGCCGTGGATCTGGCATACGCGCGACTCGCTCACCGACAGCACCGCGCCGATCTCGCGCAGGTTCAGTTCCTGCTCGTAGTACAGCGACAACACCAGGCGCTCGCGTTCGGGCAGGTCGTTGATGGAGGCGCCCAGGGCCTTGCGGAACGCGTCATTCTCGAACGCGCGCGCCGGCGTGGCCGTGGCGGCGACCGCCAGCCGGGGTTCGCCGTCGTGTTCCTCCATCTGCGCGTCCAGGCTGATCAGCTGGCCGCGGGCGGCGTCCTCGACCATGCGGTGGTACTCGTCGAGCGTCACGTTGAGCGCGG
This genomic interval carries:
- a CDS encoding RNA polymerase sigma factor FliA, which translates into the protein MNVAAAAQYRAHQHGSAHDIVERHSELVRRIAHHLAARLPASVEIDDLIQAGMLGLIDAARNFQADQGAAFETYASIRIRGAMIDEIRRGDWVPRSVHRRYRDMVAATREIEQRTGQSATAKQVAAALNVTLDEYHRMVEDAARGQLISLDAQMEEHDGEPRLAVAATATPARAFENDAFRKALGASINDLPERERLVLSLYYEQELNLREIGAVLSVSESRVCQIHGQAMVRLRARLGEWRADHADEDDDLP